The following proteins come from a genomic window of Corallococcus sp. NCRR:
- a CDS encoding GAF domain-containing protein, with protein MVEAFTKVSEASRLLLDKGLCPATGSDALGMVARPLKVDRACLFENRTTNLAGRFMTDLRYAWAEPGVVSPLAHPVLRALPMRDYAMAWTDMLEAQMVVSCTTKEAPPMMRELLERQGVQSVLLCPIVPAKQWWGFVAFEDCHQARLWRPEEISLLKSLARAIGASVRHANMRSSLSQVRTNLTSVLRPVAGDT; from the coding sequence ATGGTGGAAGCGTTCACGAAGGTGTCCGAAGCGTCGCGGTTGCTGCTGGACAAGGGCCTGTGCCCGGCCACCGGTTCGGATGCACTGGGCATGGTGGCCCGGCCGCTGAAGGTGGACCGCGCGTGCCTCTTCGAGAACCGCACCACGAACCTGGCGGGCCGGTTCATGACGGACCTGCGCTACGCCTGGGCGGAGCCGGGGGTGGTGTCCCCGCTGGCGCACCCGGTGCTGCGCGCGCTGCCCATGCGCGACTACGCCATGGCGTGGACGGACATGCTGGAGGCGCAGATGGTGGTCTCCTGCACCACCAAGGAAGCGCCGCCGATGATGCGCGAGCTGCTGGAGCGCCAGGGCGTGCAGTCCGTGCTGCTGTGCCCCATCGTCCCGGCCAAGCAGTGGTGGGGCTTCGTGGCGTTCGAGGACTGCCACCAGGCCCGCCTGTGGCGCCCGGAGGAGATTTCGCTGCTCAAGTCGCTGGCGCGGGCCATTGGCGCGTCGGTGCGGCACGCGAACATGCGCTCCTCGCTGTCCCAGGTGCGCACCAACCTCACCAGCGTGCTGCGCCCCGTCGCCGGGGACACCTGA